In the Pseudomonas orientalis genome, one interval contains:
- a CDS encoding GGDEF domain-containing protein: protein MKTPTQTNAIDFDSAKLQRLGFGQPSIRSPRPATLGQLRQQLNQQLQTSLEPERILGLFFREIQRLVPLDALQYSHAISDLRLEFGHRGHHSVSYTLSHDGEHLGELVFRRNQRFMEEELGQLESLLAALLYPMRNALLYRAATRSALRDPLTETGNRIAMDQTLQREIDIARRHMHPLSLLMLDIDHFKRINDTHGHAAGDSVLRAVAAAIKGQLRNVDMVFRFGGEEFLILLSNTSRDAAQMVGERLRQATQAQDYWVEGTRIELTVSLGCSTLLAAESAESLLRRADNALYVAKREGRNRLAMAG from the coding sequence ATGAAAACACCTACCCAGACCAACGCAATTGACTTTGACAGTGCCAAATTGCAACGACTGGGATTTGGTCAGCCGTCCATCCGCTCACCTCGCCCCGCCACCCTCGGCCAGCTTCGCCAACAACTGAACCAGCAATTGCAAACCAGCCTTGAGCCGGAACGCATCCTTGGTCTGTTCTTTCGCGAAATCCAGCGCCTGGTGCCGCTGGACGCCTTGCAATACAGCCACGCGATCAGCGACTTGCGCCTGGAGTTCGGCCACCGCGGCCATCATTCGGTGAGCTATACCTTGAGCCATGACGGCGAGCACCTCGGCGAGTTGGTGTTTCGCCGCAACCAGCGCTTTATGGAAGAGGAACTGGGCCAACTCGAATCCCTGCTGGCCGCCCTGCTCTACCCGATGCGCAATGCCCTGCTCTACCGCGCCGCCACCCGCAGCGCCCTGCGCGACCCGTTGACCGAAACCGGCAACCGCATCGCCATGGACCAGACGCTGCAACGGGAAATCGACATAGCGCGCCGGCACATGCATCCATTATCGCTTTTGATGTTGGACATCGACCACTTCAAGCGCATCAATGACACCCATGGCCATGCCGCCGGCGACAGCGTATTGCGTGCCGTGGCTGCGGCGATCAAAGGCCAGTTGCGCAACGTGGACATGGTGTTTCGGTTTGGTGGGGAAGAGTTTCTGATCCTGCTTTCCAACACCAGCCGCGATGCGGCGCAGATGGTCGGCGAGCGCCTGCGCCAGGCGACGCAAGCCCAGGACTACTGGGTAGAAGGGACGCGAATCGAATTGACGGTGAGCCTGGGCTGCTCGACGCTGCTGGCGGCCGAATCGGCTGAAAGCCTGCTGCGACGGGCCGACAATGCCCTGTACGTGGCCAAGCGCGAGGGCCGCAATCGCCTGGCAATGGCGGGGTAA
- a CDS encoding TenA family transcriptional regulator, which yields MEASSYPAWAQQLIQDCSESKRRVVEHELYQRMRDNTLSARTMRHYLIGGWPVVEQFALYMAQNLTKTKFARHPGEDMARRWLMRNIRVELNHADYWVNWARAHGVSLEELQAQDVPPELHALSHWCWHTSSADSLIVAIAATNYAIEGATGEWSAVVCSTGVYAAAFPEEERKRAMKWLKMHAQYDDAHPWEALEIICTLAGTNPSRRLQVELRQAVCKSYDYMYLFLESCMRLEQEKEKAPALVRERQARVASEA from the coding sequence ATGGAAGCCTCGAGTTACCCCGCCTGGGCCCAGCAATTGATCCAGGACTGTAGCGAGAGCAAGCGTCGGGTTGTCGAACACGAACTGTACCAACGCATGCGCGATAACACGCTCAGCGCCAGGACCATGCGCCACTACCTGATCGGCGGCTGGCCTGTGGTGGAGCAGTTTGCCTTGTACATGGCACAGAACCTCACCAAGACCAAGTTTGCCCGCCATCCCGGGGAGGACATGGCGCGACGCTGGCTGATGCGCAACATTCGTGTGGAACTGAACCACGCCGATTACTGGGTGAATTGGGCGCGTGCCCATGGCGTCAGTCTCGAAGAGCTGCAGGCACAGGACGTACCGCCGGAGTTGCACGCACTGAGTCACTGGTGCTGGCACACCAGTTCGGCTGACTCATTGATCGTTGCGATTGCCGCCACCAACTACGCCATCGAAGGCGCTACGGGGGAGTGGTCCGCCGTGGTCTGTTCCACCGGCGTATATGCCGCCGCCTTCCCCGAGGAAGAACGCAAGCGCGCGATGAAGTGGCTGAAGATGCACGCCCAGTATGACGACGCGCACCCTTGGGAAGCCCTGGAAATCATCTGCACCCTCGCCGGCACAAACCCGAGCAGGCGTCTGCAGGTGGAGTTGCGCCAGGCCGTGTGCAAGAGCTACGACTACATGTATCTGTTCCTGGAAAGCTGCATGCGCCTGGAACAAGAAAAAGAAAAGGCACCCGCGCTTGTGCGTGAGCGCCAGGCCCGCGTCGCCAGCGAGGCGTGA
- a CDS encoding EAL domain-containing protein has product MKQKRTLGTPRLLGIVWPFIAVVLFQALLGCVSLYVLSAVRGYVAGESLWSKGQKDAIYYLTLYADDRDAATYLKYQQAIAVPQGGHELRIALDSPAPDIPAARLGIIKGGNHPDDVSSLIWLYLNFRHFSYLEKAIELWTVGDGYLLQLDDLARQMHDAIAANRVDANEVRLWKARITAINEGVTPAAKAFSDALGEGSRMILRLLLITNLATALGLIVLALLRTHKLLAQRHAFADALQAEKERAQITLESIGDGVITTDVDGAIAYMNPAAEALTHWKSAQAQGLPLAALFKLLDENAEPDGFTLIDHIIKGELSGGSDHSKLIQRLDGSTVSVTLVGAPIRSAGRVSGAVLVLHDMTRERQYIANLSWQATHDALTGLANRREFECRLEHVLQQVARQQNGRHALMFLDLDQFKLVNDTCGHAAGDELLRHICALLQSDLREGDTLARLGGDEFGILLENCPAPVAEKIAECLRHTVQSLHFVWKGRPFMTTVSIGLVHISQAPTTLETSLRAADMACYMAKEKGRNRVQVYHADDSELSMRFGEMAWVQRLHMALEEDRFCLYSQEISPLGLTEAGTGHIEILLRLHDEAGRIILPDSFIPAAERYGLMTSLDRWVVENVFKIIARCMHERAGRPMALCAINLSGITIGDDDFLGFLREKFDTYSIPPEMICFEITETSAIANLGSAIRFINELKALGCHFSLDDFCAGMSSFAYLKHLPVDFLKIDGSFVKDMLDDPINRAMVEVINHIGHVMGKRTIAEFVETSQIEQALLEIGVDYAQGYLIERPQLFTPERLQCRPVRPQPLLLKAPGTFR; this is encoded by the coding sequence ATGAAGCAAAAGCGGACTCTCGGAACGCCACGGCTGCTGGGCATCGTCTGGCCCTTTATCGCTGTTGTGCTGTTCCAGGCATTGTTAGGCTGCGTCAGTCTCTACGTGCTCTCGGCGGTGCGTGGCTATGTGGCCGGCGAAAGCCTGTGGTCCAAGGGCCAGAAGGATGCCATTTACTACCTGACCCTCTACGCCGATGACCGCGACGCGGCGACCTACCTCAAATATCAGCAGGCCATTGCGGTGCCTCAGGGCGGGCATGAGTTGCGCATCGCCCTGGACAGCCCCGCTCCTGATATTCCGGCGGCGCGCCTGGGTATCATCAAGGGTGGCAACCACCCGGACGACGTCTCCAGCCTGATCTGGCTGTACCTCAACTTTCGTCATTTCAGCTACCTGGAAAAAGCCATCGAGCTCTGGACGGTGGGCGATGGTTATCTGTTGCAGCTGGACGACCTTGCCCGCCAAATGCATGACGCCATTGCCGCCAATCGGGTCGATGCCAATGAGGTGCGGCTGTGGAAGGCGCGTATCACCGCCATCAACGAAGGGGTGACACCGGCGGCCAAGGCGTTCAGCGATGCGTTGGGCGAAGGTTCGCGGATGATCCTGCGCCTGCTGTTGATCACCAACCTGGCCACGGCCCTGGGCCTGATCGTCCTGGCGCTGCTGCGCACGCACAAGTTGCTGGCCCAGCGCCATGCGTTTGCCGATGCCTTGCAAGCCGAGAAGGAGCGGGCGCAAATCACCCTGGAGTCGATTGGCGACGGTGTCATCACCACCGACGTAGACGGTGCGATTGCCTACATGAACCCCGCCGCCGAAGCGCTGACCCACTGGAAGTCGGCCCAGGCCCAGGGCCTGCCGCTGGCGGCGCTGTTCAAGTTGCTGGATGAAAACGCCGAGCCGGACGGCTTCACCCTGATCGACCACATCATCAAGGGCGAGCTCAGTGGCGGCAGTGACCATTCCAAGTTGATCCAGCGCCTGGACGGCAGCACCGTCTCCGTCACCCTGGTGGGGGCGCCGATTCGCAGCGCCGGCAGGGTCAGTGGTGCGGTGCTGGTGCTGCATGACATGACCCGGGAACGTCAGTACATCGCCAATCTTTCGTGGCAGGCGACCCACGACGCCCTGACCGGCCTGGCCAACCGCCGTGAATTCGAATGCCGCCTGGAGCATGTGCTGCAGCAGGTGGCGCGCCAGCAGAACGGCCGGCATGCCTTGATGTTTCTCGACCTGGACCAGTTCAAGCTGGTCAATGACACCTGCGGCCATGCCGCAGGCGACGAGTTGCTGCGACATATTTGCGCGCTGCTGCAATCGGACTTGCGCGAAGGCGATACCCTGGCGCGGCTGGGCGGCGATGAATTTGGCATCCTGCTGGAGAACTGCCCGGCGCCCGTGGCCGAGAAGATCGCCGAGTGCCTGCGCCACACCGTGCAGAGCCTGCACTTTGTGTGGAAAGGCCGGCCTTTCATGACCACCGTCAGCATCGGCCTGGTGCATATCTCGCAAGCGCCCACCACCCTGGAGACGTCGCTGCGCGCCGCCGATATGGCGTGCTACATGGCCAAGGAGAAGGGGCGCAACCGGGTGCAGGTGTATCACGCCGATGACTCGGAACTGTCCATGCGCTTCGGCGAAATGGCATGGGTGCAACGCCTGCACATGGCGCTTGAGGAAGACCGCTTTTGCCTTTACTCCCAGGAAATTTCGCCGCTGGGCCTTACCGAAGCGGGCACTGGGCATATTGAAATTCTCTTGCGCCTGCACGACGAAGCAGGACGAATCATCCTGCCCGACAGTTTCATTCCGGCGGCCGAGCGTTACGGCTTGATGACGTCCCTGGATCGCTGGGTGGTGGAGAACGTGTTCAAGATCATTGCCCGTTGCATGCATGAGCGTGCGGGCCGACCCATGGCCCTGTGTGCGATTAATCTGTCAGGCATAACAATTGGCGACGATGATTTTCTCGGGTTTTTGCGTGAAAAATTCGACACTTACAGCATTCCCCCGGAAATGATTTGTTTTGAAATAACTGAGACCAGCGCTATCGCCAATTTAGGCAGTGCGATTCGTTTTATTAATGAACTCAAAGCGTTAGGTTGCCACTTTTCCCTTGATGATTTTTGCGCCGGAATGTCCTCATTCGCCTATCTCAAACATTTACCTGTAGACTTCCTGAAGATCGATGGAAGTTTCGTAAAGGATATGCTGGACGACCCGATTAACCGCGCCATGGTCGAAGTGATCAATCACATCGGCCATGTCATGGGTAAACGCACAATTGCCGAATTTGTTGAAACGTCGCAAATCGAACAGGCGTTACTTGAGATAGGTGTGGACTACGCTCAAGGCTATCTGATCGAACGTCCGCAATTGTTTACCCCCGAGCGCCTGCAATGCCGACCCGTGCGGCCGCAGCCCCTGTTACTCAAGGCGCCCGGCACATTCCGCTGA
- a CDS encoding ABC transporter ATP-binding protein — protein MQDETKTSDRLTWAEIRRLALRHRKSLWIANSVAVLATLCSVPIPLLLPLLVDEVLLGHGDAALKVMNHALPLGWQKAAGYIGLMLLVTLALRCGALVFNVVQARLFARLAKDIVYRIRVRLIERLKRISLGEYESLGSGTVTTHLVTDLDTLDKFVGETLSRFLVAMLTLVGTSAILVWMHWQLALLILLFNPLVIYATVQLGKRVKHLKKLENDSTSRFTQALTETLDAIQEVRAGNRQGFFLGRLGQRAREVRDYAIHSQWKTDASSRASGLLFQFGIDIFRAAAMLTVLFSDLSIGQMLAVFSYLWFMIGPVEQLLNLQYAYYAAGGALTRINELLARADEPQYAGGADPFSGRATVGIEVRGLDFGYGDDLVLDQLNLAIAPGEKVAIVGASGGGKSTLVQLLLGLYTAQAGSIRFGSATQQEIGLATIRENVAVVLQHPALFNDTVRANLTMGRERTDQACWQALEIAQLDATVKALPLGLDSVVGRSGVRFSGGQRQRLAIARMVLAEPKVVILDEATSALDAATEYNLHQALARFLSGRTTLIIAHRLSAVKQADRVLVFDGGRIAEDGDHQQLIADGGLYAKLYGHLQQVR, from the coding sequence GTGCAGGATGAGACAAAAACCAGCGACCGCCTGACCTGGGCGGAAATTCGCCGTCTGGCCCTGCGTCACAGGAAATCCCTGTGGATCGCCAACAGCGTCGCCGTGCTGGCGACCTTGTGCAGCGTACCCATCCCGTTGCTGTTACCGCTGCTGGTTGACGAAGTGCTGCTGGGCCATGGCGATGCCGCGCTCAAGGTGATGAACCACGCATTGCCGCTGGGCTGGCAGAAAGCCGCCGGCTATATCGGCCTGATGCTGTTGGTGACCCTGGCCCTGCGCTGCGGCGCACTGGTGTTCAACGTGGTGCAGGCGCGCCTGTTTGCGCGGTTGGCCAAGGACATTGTCTACCGCATCCGTGTGCGCCTGATCGAGCGGCTCAAGCGGATCTCCCTTGGCGAATATGAAAGCCTGGGCAGCGGAACGGTGACAACCCATCTGGTCACCGATCTGGATACCCTGGACAAATTCGTCGGCGAAACCCTCAGCCGCTTTCTGGTGGCGATGCTGACCCTGGTCGGCACCTCGGCGATCCTGGTATGGATGCACTGGCAACTGGCGCTGCTGATCCTGCTGTTCAACCCCTTGGTGATCTACGCCACGGTGCAGTTGGGCAAGCGCGTCAAGCACCTGAAGAAACTGGAAAACGACAGCACTTCGCGGTTCACCCAGGCGCTGACCGAAACCCTGGATGCCATCCAGGAAGTGCGCGCCGGCAACCGTCAGGGCTTTTTCCTCGGGCGTCTGGGCCAGCGTGCCCGGGAAGTGCGCGACTACGCCATTCACTCGCAGTGGAAAACCGACGCGTCCAGCCGTGCCAGTGGCTTGCTGTTCCAGTTCGGTATCGACATTTTCCGCGCGGCGGCCATGTTGACCGTGCTGTTTTCCGACCTGTCCATCGGGCAGATGCTCGCGGTGTTCAGTTACCTGTGGTTCATGATCGGCCCGGTGGAGCAGCTGCTGAACCTGCAATACGCCTATTACGCGGCAGGCGGCGCGCTGACGCGCATCAACGAACTGCTGGCCCGCGCCGACGAGCCGCAATACGCGGGTGGCGCCGACCCGTTCAGCGGGCGTGCGACTGTCGGCATTGAAGTGCGAGGGCTGGATTTCGGTTACGGCGATGACCTGGTGCTCGACCAATTGAACCTGGCCATCGCGCCGGGGGAGAAGGTCGCGATTGTCGGCGCCAGCGGCGGCGGCAAAAGTACCCTGGTGCAACTGTTGCTGGGTCTCTACACAGCGCAGGCCGGCAGCATTCGTTTTGGCAGCGCGACCCAGCAGGAGATCGGCCTGGCGACCATTCGCGAAAACGTCGCGGTGGTGCTGCAGCACCCGGCGCTGTTCAACGATACCGTGCGCGCCAACCTGACGATGGGCCGCGAGCGTACCGACCAGGCGTGCTGGCAGGCGCTGGAAATCGCCCAGTTGGATGCTACCGTCAAAGCATTGCCGTTGGGCCTGGACAGCGTGGTGGGACGTTCCGGCGTGCGCTTTTCCGGTGGACAACGCCAGCGTCTGGCCATCGCCCGCATGGTGCTGGCCGAGCCCAAGGTGGTAATTCTGGATGAAGCCACCTCGGCACTGGATGCGGCCACCGAATACAACCTGCACCAGGCGCTGGCGCGGTTTCTCAGTGGGCGTACTACACTGATCATCGCCCACCGGCTCTCGGCAGTGAAACAGGCCGACCGTGTATTGGTGTTCGATGGCGGGCGTATCGCCGAGGATGGCGACCATCAGCAATTGATCGCCGATGGCGGGCTGTACGCAAAACTGTATGGACACTTGCAACAAGTGCGGTGA
- a CDS encoding DsbA family protein, giving the protein MSARLLYVMDPMCSWCWGFAPVAQALVEQARAAGVELHLVMGGLRTGSGAALEPTTRRYILEHWQAVTDATGQPFKREGALPDGFVYDTEPACRAVVTARSLAPDCAWKLLGLIQQAFYVEGRDVTNAHVLVELAEQAGIPRIEFAGEFDRAEQHAATAADFTWVQDLGIAGFPTLLAERNGQLALLTNGYQPLDELSPLLARWLERATCAG; this is encoded by the coding sequence ATGTCCGCGCGCCTGCTCTATGTAATGGACCCGATGTGTTCCTGGTGCTGGGGCTTTGCCCCGGTGGCGCAGGCGCTGGTTGAGCAGGCCCGAGCGGCCGGCGTGGAGTTGCATCTGGTGATGGGCGGCTTGCGCACCGGCAGCGGCGCTGCGCTGGAACCGACTACCCGGCGCTATATTCTCGAGCACTGGCAAGCGGTGACTGACGCTACCGGCCAGCCGTTCAAGCGCGAGGGCGCATTGCCCGATGGGTTTGTCTATGACACCGAGCCTGCGTGCCGTGCCGTCGTCACTGCGCGCAGCCTGGCGCCCGATTGCGCCTGGAAGCTGCTGGGGCTGATCCAGCAGGCGTTCTATGTAGAGGGACGCGACGTCACCAATGCCCACGTGCTGGTGGAACTGGCCGAACAGGCCGGTATTCCGCGTATCGAGTTTGCCGGCGAGTTCGACCGCGCCGAGCAGCACGCGGCCACGGCCGCGGATTTCACCTGGGTGCAGGATTTGGGCATCGCCGGTTTCCCGACCTTGCTTGCCGAGCGCAATGGCCAATTGGCGCTGCTCACCAATGGCTACCAGCCGCTGGACGAGTTGTCACCGTTGCTTGCCCGATGGCTGGAGCGAGCCACCTGTGCAGGATGA
- a CDS encoding rhodanese-related sulfurtransferase, giving the protein MTQPIVVAALYKFVTLEDYVALREPLLQAMVDNGIKGTLLIAEEGINGTVSGSREGIDGLMAWLKKDPRMVDIDHKESYCDDQPFYRTKVKLKKEIVTLGVEGVDPNKKVGTYVDPKDWNALISDPEVLLIDTRNDYEVSIGTFEGAIDPKTTSFREFPDYIKANFDPARHKKVAMFCTGGIRCEKASSYMLSEGFDEVYHLKGGILKYLEEVPQEETKWQGDCFVFDNRVTVRHDLSEGDYDQCHACRTPVSVEDRASEHYVAGISCPHCWDKLPEKTRRSAIDRQKQIELAKARNMPHPIGFNYKQTPSEA; this is encoded by the coding sequence ATGACTCAACCTATCGTCGTGGCGGCACTGTATAAGTTCGTCACCCTTGAAGACTACGTCGCCCTGCGCGAGCCATTGCTGCAGGCGATGGTCGACAACGGCATCAAAGGCACCCTGCTGATCGCCGAAGAAGGTATCAACGGCACCGTGTCCGGCAGCCGCGAAGGCATCGATGGCCTGATGGCGTGGCTCAAGAAAGACCCACGCATGGTCGACATCGATCACAAGGAGTCCTACTGCGACGACCAGCCGTTCTACCGTACCAAGGTCAAACTCAAGAAAGAGATCGTGACCCTGGGTGTGGAAGGCGTCGACCCGAACAAGAAGGTCGGCACCTACGTCGACCCCAAGGACTGGAACGCGCTGATCAGCGATCCCGAAGTGCTGCTGATCGACACCCGCAACGACTACGAAGTGTCGATCGGTACCTTTGAAGGCGCGATCGACCCGAAGACCACCAGTTTTCGCGAATTCCCCGACTACATCAAAGCCAACTTCGACCCGGCCAGGCACAAGAAAGTCGCCATGTTCTGCACCGGCGGCATTCGTTGCGAGAAAGCGTCGAGCTATATGCTCAGCGAAGGCTTCGACGAGGTCTATCATCTCAAGGGCGGTATTCTCAAATACCTTGAAGAGGTGCCGCAGGAAGAGACCAAGTGGCAGGGCGACTGCTTCGTGTTCGACAATCGCGTCACCGTGCGCCACGACTTGAGCGAAGGCGACTACGATCAATGCCATGCCTGCCGCACACCGGTCAGCGTAGAAGACCGCGCGTCCGAGCACTACGTGGCCGGCATCAGTTGTCCGCATTGCTGGGATAAGCTGCCGGAGAAAACCCGTCGCAGCGCCATCGACCGGCAAAAGCAGATCGAACTGGCCAAGGCCCGCAATATGCCGCATCCAATTGGTTTCAATTACAAGCAAACCCCTTCCGAGGCTTGA